The following are from one region of the Camelus ferus isolate YT-003-E chromosome 13, BCGSAC_Cfer_1.0, whole genome shotgun sequence genome:
- the LOC102520255 gene encoding LOW QUALITY PROTEIN: guanylate-binding protein 7 (The sequence of the model RefSeq protein was modified relative to this genomic sequence to represent the inferred CDS: inserted 2 bases in 2 codons; deleted 2 bases in 1 codon; substituted 2 bases at 2 genomic stop codons) has translation MASGLSMMNPVCLVERQNSQMXVNPNALKILDQISQRVVVVAIVGLYQLGKSYLMNRLVGQNHGFSLGSSMRSETKGIWMWCVPHPSKESCNLVLLDTEDLGDVENGDSKSDSWTFILAVLLSSCFVYNSMSIINHQALEQLHYVTELTNLIRTKSSCSSDDGENSANFVSFFPDIVWTVRDFILELEFDGRPITEDEYLENALRLIPGKDPQIQNSNMPREMIRKFFPKWKCFVFDQPVSDRKLLVHMEDVPDDKLDGSFQMQCKGFCSYIFTHAKPKTLGEGIRVTGGGLGMLAVAYVDAINSGAVPCLENAVMTLAEHENSAAMEKAATHYSEQMAQHMAIPMDTLQGLLEVHTACEREAITVFMEHSFKDDKREFQKKLVVNIQKRKEEFLVQNEEASVKYCQAELQKLXKPLMEGFKEGTFFAPGGHKLYLEXRDELEQGYMLVPGKGVKWVELGLGSLAAWQYPGGFRSSACMLVNEVLQSFLQSQAGVEEAILQADKALTDGEKAMAVERAKKQATEREKELLKEKLNEQQQKLEMQEXSHKENLAQLEEKMDREREDRLRQQERVLEHKLKIQEELLRDGFKEKSEALTSEINKLKEGIETTKSHPFLISKILDVVSVALVVALPGYFKLVGIGLKVLSEALKRAENSS, from the exons ATGGCATCTGGACTCAGCATGATGAACCCCGTCTGTCTGGTGGAAAGACAGAACAGCCAGA CAGTAAATCCAAATGCACTGAAGATTCTCGACCAGATATCTCAGCGTGTGGTAGTGGTGGCCATTGTAGGGCTGTATCAGTTGGGAAAGTCATACTTGATGAACCGTCTGGTGGGACAGAACCATG GTTTCTCTCTGGGCTCTTCGATGAGGTCTGAAACAAAGGGCATCTGGATGTGGTGTGTGCCCCACCCCTCCAAGGAGAGCTGCAACCTAGTCCTTCTGGACACCGAGGACCTGGGTGATGTGGAAAAT GGTGACTCCAAGAGCGACTCTTGGACCTTCATCCTGGCCGTGCTTCTGAGCAGCTGCTTTGTCTACAACAGCATGAGCATCATCAACCACCAGGCCCTGGAGCAGCTGCA CTACGTGACCGAACTCACAAATCTGATCAGGACAAAATCCTCGTGCAGCTCTGATGACGGAGAGAACTCAGCCAATTTTGTGAGTTTCTTTCCAGACATCGTGTGGACTGTGCGAGATTTCATACTGGAGCTGGAGTTTGATGGACGCCCCATCACTGAAGATGAGTACCTGGAGAATGCCTTGAGGTTGATTCCAG GCAAGGATCCTCAAATCCAAAATTCCAACATGCCCAGAGAGATGATCAGGAAGTTCTTTCCAAAATGGAAGTGCTTTGTCTTTGACCAGCCTGTCAGTGACAGAAAACTATTGGTCCATATGGAGGATGTGCCAGATGACAAACTGGATGGGAGTTTTCAGATGCAGTGCAAAGGTTTCTGTTCCTATATATTCACCCATGCAAAACCCAAGACCCTTGGAGAGGGAATCAGGGTCACTGGGGGTG GGCTGGGGATGCTGGCAGTGGCCTATGTGGACGCCATCAACAGTGGGGCAGTTCCTTGTTTGGAGAACGCAGTGATGACTCTGGCGGAGCATGAGAACTCAGCGGCCATGGAGAAGGCAGCCACCCACTACAGCGAGCAGATGGCCCAGCACATGGCCATCCCCATGGACACgctgcaggggctgctggaggTGCACACGGCCTGCGAGAGGGAAGCCATCACAGTCTTTATGGAGCACTCCTTCAAGGATGACAAGCGGGAGTTCCAGAAGAAACTTGTG gtCAACatccagaaaaggaaggaagaattctTGGTGCAGAATGAAGAGGCCTCTGTCAAATACTGTCAGGCTGAGCTTCAGAAGCTTTAAAAGCCCTTGATGGAAGGTTTTAAGGAAGGAACTTTCTTTGCTCCTGGAGGACACAAGCTCTACTTAG AAAGGGACGAGCTGGAACAGGGCTATATGCTGGTGCCCGGGAAAGGGGTCAAG TGggtggagctgggcctggggtcTCTGGCTGCATGGCAGTATCCTGGTGGCTTCAGGTCTAGTGCCTGTATGCTGGT AAATGAGGTCCTGCAGAGCTTCCTGCAGTCCCAAGCAGGAGTGGAGGAAGCCATCCTGCAGGCAGACAAAGCCCTCACTGATGGGGAGAAGGCCATGGCAG TGGAACGTGCCAAGAAGCAGGCCactgagagggaaaaagaatTGCTAAAGGAGAAACTGAATGAGCAACAGCAAAAACTGGAGATGCAGGAGTGAAGCCACAAGGAGAATCTAGCGCAGCTGGAAGAGAAGATGGATAGGGAGAGAGAAGACCGTCTGAGACAGCAGGAGAGGGTGCTGGAGCACAAGCTGAAG ATTCAGGAAGAACTACTGAGAGATGGATTTAAAGAGAAATCTGAGGCATTAACtagtgaaataaataaactaaaagaaggcattgaaacaacc aaaagtCACCCCTTCCTGATATCCAAGATCCTGGATGTGGTGAGTGTCGCCTTAGTTGTAGCGCTACCTGGGTATTTTAAACTAGTTGGTATTGGGCTGAAAGTGCTCAGTGAGGCTCTTAAAAGGGCAGAGAACTCCTCTTAA